In the Rattus rattus isolate New Zealand chromosome 18, Rrattus_CSIRO_v1, whole genome shotgun sequence genome, one interval contains:
- the Ndufv3 gene encoding NADH dehydrogenase [ubiquinone] flavoprotein 3, mitochondrial isoform X1, translated as MAVSLLLRGGRIRALKAALLEAKVFRGELASTVPLSTESENNKKAAGPTSKTESVFKDVVGAEERAKLLDTHTAAALSKSSPPPSSYPSVENTGGAVAGLPLTDEGLPKHLSRKTLVAFPQKVTPPPQAWASDSGRHVQKVTKDSSSSSSSSSSDSDSDGEERDSDIGPRVASKSKAGFSKPEASRPSKNGAPKITVFAKEKAKVQKPHADVTYPEKPLQPKKKGTSTKPVEDSKETRSKLMTSKPQSSEVLEQKMKEKQHQGKRRPDKTGKESTEPFEAEGILPGHRKARVSTQPTTGTQEASAELRPAAAPGWGARLEAKGPELEWKTASPLVRKESLEKQVPEGSFQEEEETSGDQTLGRYSKTVPVEEKDTFGERAGPQLEGTFQAPAGEAPPTDAGPPQEAPGDTQEPTLVPESSDTTTYKNLQHHDYNEFTFLDLNLDLSKFRLPQPSSGRESPRH; from the exons ATGGCGGTCTCTCTCCTGCTGCGGGGAGGACGAATCCGGGCGCTGAAG GCTGCCCTTCTCGAGGCAAAGGTGTTCCGAGGAGAACTGGCTTCTACAGTGCCCCTGTCCACAGAGTCCGAGAATAATAAAAAGGCGGCAGGACCAACTAGCAAGACGGAAAGTGTGTTCAAAG ATGTggtgggagcagaggagagggccAAGCTCCTAGACACTCACACAGCAGCGGCACTGTCCAAAAGCTCCCCTCCACCCAGTTCTTACCCATCAGTGGAGAACACAGGTGGGGCTGTCGCAGGCCTGCCGCTCACAGACGAAGGGCTTCCGAAGCATTTGTCAAGAAAGACTTTGGTAGCGTTTCCTCAGAAAGTTACGCCTCCACCCCAAGCCTGGGCTTCTGACTCTGGGCGGCATGTCCAGAAAGTGACGAAAGATTCATCTTCGTCTTCCTCATCCAGTTCCTCAGATTCAGACTCTGATGGGGAGGAACGTGACTCTGACATTGGTCCCCGAGTGGCAAGCAAAAGCAAGGCAGGGTTTTCCAAACCTGAGGCCTCTCGTCCCTCGAAGAACGGAGCCCCTAAGATCACAGTTTTTGCAAAAGAGAAGGCCAAGGTGCAGAAGCCACACGCAGATGTCACCTACCCAGAGAAGCCCCTGCAGCCTAAGAAGAAAGGGACTTCCACCAAGCCTGTAGAAGATAGCAAAGAAACCAGGTCCAAGCTCATGACATCCAAGCCACAGTCCAGTGAGGTTTTGGAgcaaaaaatgaaggaaaaacagcATCAGGGAAAACGGAGACCAGACAAGACGGGAAAGGAAAGCACAGAGCCGTTTGAAGCTGAAGGAATTTTACCCGGCCACAGGAAAGCCAGAGTTTCTACACAGCCCACAACCGGAACACAAGAGGCCAGCGCTGAACTCCGGCCAGCCGCTGCCCCCGGGTGGGGAGCTAGACTGGAAGCCAAAGGGCCAGAGCTCGAATGGAAGACCGCTTCTCCCCTGGTCAGAAAAGAAAGCCTGGAGAAGCAGGTGCCAGAAGGGAGcttccaggaggaggaggagacctcaGGAGATCAGACACTAGGGAGGTATTCGAAGACAGTTCCTGTTGAGGAGAAAGATACCtttggagagagagctggaccacAACTGGAGGGGACGTTCCAGGCGCCAGCCGGCGAAGCCCCGCCCACTGATGCAGGCCCACCCCAGGAAGCCCCAGGCGACACACAGG AGCCCACACTGGTTCCCGAGTCGAGTGACACCACCACCTACAAGAACCTGCAACATCATGACTACAACGAATTCACCTTCCTAGACCTGAACCTGGACCTCTCCAAGTTCAGGCTGCCACAGCCTTCTTCGGGACGAGAGTCGCCCCGGCACTGA
- the Ndufv3 gene encoding NADH dehydrogenase [ubiquinone] flavoprotein 3, mitochondrial isoform X2: MAVSLLLRGGRIRALKAALLEAKVFRGELASTVPLSTESENNKKAAGPTSKTESVFKEPTLVPESSDTTTYKNLQHHDYNEFTFLDLNLDLSKFRLPQPSSGRESPRH, encoded by the exons ATGGCGGTCTCTCTCCTGCTGCGGGGAGGACGAATCCGGGCGCTGAAG GCTGCCCTTCTCGAGGCAAAGGTGTTCCGAGGAGAACTGGCTTCTACAGTGCCCCTGTCCACAGAGTCCGAGAATAATAAAAAGGCGGCAGGACCAACTAGCAAGACGGAAAGTGTGTTCAAAG AGCCCACACTGGTTCCCGAGTCGAGTGACACCACCACCTACAAGAACCTGCAACATCATGACTACAACGAATTCACCTTCCTAGACCTGAACCTGGACCTCTCCAAGTTCAGGCTGCCACAGCCTTCTTCGGGACGAGAGTCGCCCCGGCACTGA